The stretch of DNA CCAACGACTAAAAATTTTACTGGAGCGGGGAGATACCGAAACGGAAGTGTCCGTGGTTGATTTGCCACCTGACCGTGAAAGGGCCTTAAACATTACCCTTAATAAAATCGCCGGTCAATGGGATCTGCCCAAACTGAGCGAGCTGCTCAAGAACTTGGATGATGACTTAAAAGATATTACCGGCTTTGATGCCGAGGAAATAGATGAATTGCTGGGCTTTAAAGAAGAAGTCCAGGAGGATAACTTTGACGAGGAAGCACCGGAGCGGCCCATCACTAAACCAGGGGACATCTGGCTTTTGGGCAATCACCGGCTGCTTTGTGGGGACAGCACCAACCCAGCTGATGTAGAAAGACTAATGCACGGTGCCAAAGCCAACTGCGTTATTACCTCCCCGCCCTACGCCATGCAGCGCAAGGACGACTACGGCGGGATACCGGCAGAGGAATATCCGGGCTGGTTTTTTCATGTGGCCAGTAACGTTTACCGGATACTTGACGACAGCGGCTCCTTCTTCGTCAACATCAAGGAGCACGTTGAGGGCGGCCAGCGTTCCCTTTACGTGATGAAAACCATCATTGCTTTGGTGGAAGGTGGCTGGCGGTATGTGGATCAGCTAATCTGGACGAAGCCAGGGCTGCCCGGTGGCTGGTCTAATCGCCTGAGAAACGACTTTGAGCCGGTGCACTTCTTCACCAAGAAGGAACAGATCGACTGGATGGTGCAGCTGGTAGAGGTTGATGAGGACAGATTGGCAACATTACCGGCGGACCTGGTGGAAATGTACGAGGACATTTTCCACTTCACCAAAGCTAAGAAAATTAAATTCAAACCCAGGGCGGTAGGCAGTGAATCAGATGCCATCCGGGTCTACAGCAAAACCAATAAAACCAAAGGCGACTCCGGTAATATCAGCGTCAGCGGCAAATTCAAAAAGGGCATCGCTAGGCCAGGGAATGTGCTATCATTACCCGGCA from Desulfoscipio gibsoniae DSM 7213 encodes:
- a CDS encoding site-specific DNA-methyltransferase, whose protein sequence is MALLEIKRIPLKQINPAKYNPRKDLKPGDPEYEKLKKSIDEFDLVEPLVMNKRGNMLISGHQRLKILLERGDTETEVSVVDLPPDRERALNITLNKIAGQWDLPKLSELLKNLDDDLKDITGFDAEEIDELLGFKEEVQEDNFDEEAPERPITKPGDIWLLGNHRLLCGDSTNPADVERLMHGAKANCVITSPPYAMQRKDDYGGIPAEEYPGWFFHVASNVYRILDDSGSFFVNIKEHVEGGQRSLYVMKTIIALVEGGWRYVDQLIWTKPGLPGGWSNRLRNDFEPVHFFTKKEQIDWMVQLVEVDEDRLATLPADLVEMYEDIFHFTKAKKIKFKPRAVGSESDAIRVYSKTNKTKGDSGNISVSGKFKKGIARPGNVLSLPGNQSSVKHSAAFPVKLPAFFIKLATDVGDNVYEPFSGSGTTIMAAEQLGRNCYAMELSPGYCDLAVKRWEQLTREKAVRQEV